A region from the Benincasa hispida cultivar B227 chromosome 12, ASM972705v1, whole genome shotgun sequence genome encodes:
- the LOC120092926 gene encoding dehydration-responsive element-binding protein 1D-like: protein MDFSDELSTSCHRTNHSDEELLLASRYPKKRAGRKKFKETRHPIYRGVRRRNSGKWVCEVREPNKKTRIWLGTFPTADMAARAHDVAAIALRGRSACLNFADSASTLPIPATVDPKDIQRAAAQAAEAFRPPEDESRTAAAGATAAAEEEEEEEGMFYLDEEAVFGMPGLLADMAEAMLLPPPNCVGNDNDDYGANSMDFDADMSLWSYSI from the coding sequence ATGGATTTTTCCGATGAACTTTCTACATCCTGCCACCGTACCAATCACTCCGACGAGGAGCTTCTTTTGGCGTCCCGATACCCGAAGAAAAGAGCCGGTAGAAAGAAGTTTAAGGAAACTCGTCACCCTATCTACCGTGGTGTGCGACGGCGTAACTCCGGCAAGTGGGTCTGTGAAGTCAGAGAGCCCAATAAGAAGACTAGGATTTGGCTTGGAACTTTCCCCACTGCTGACATGGCTGCTCGCGCTCACGATGTCGCCGCCATCGCCCTCCGTGGGCGCTCCGCTTGTCTTAATTTTGCTGATTCTGCCTCCACTCTTCCCATTCCGGCTACTGTCGATCCCAAGGACATTCAGAGGGCTGCAGCCCAGGCTGCAGAGGCCTTCCGCCCGCCGGAGGATGAATCGAGGACCGCCGCTGCCGGCGCGACGGCGGCGgcggaggaggaggaggaggaggaagggatgttttatttggacGAGGAAGCGGTGTTTGGGATGCCGGGGTTGTTGGCGGACATGGCGGAGGCAATGCTGTTGCCGCCGCCGAATTGTGTGGGGAACGACAATGACGACTATGGGGCTAATTCTATGGATTTCGATGCCGACATGTCGTTATGGAGTTACTCGATTTGA